CCGCAtgcttagtttaatatattaattattcaataaaaattctattattttttaagtttctaTCGTCTACTCATCCACCGTCTACATTACCCATTAAATAGTAATTACCCAGCTTAGTTTAATACTCCTATTAGTACTCTAATCTACTCATATATTGTCTACATTACTTAGTAGTAAGATGATGATAATTGATGATCGCATTGCTTTGGTTGGATCATCCAACATAATgtttatatttatgtaatttgactattttgagactttttatGTGTTTGGAGTAGTTTGGACAATGTattgtataattttaattattattaagactaaactatataatttatattgtatttttaattttatataagaaatgTCTGCTTACCCGGAGTCCCGCCCGTTGATGAAATGGGCGggtagcaaaaaaaaaaataggtccGTAATGCAGACGggcttttgaatatttgagcTCGCGGATAGATTTTGAAGTGATTATCTGGCCCGTTACCCGGTCAAACCCGCACATTAACAGCTCTACAATCAATGCTCACGTTAGCATTTTCTCCTAAAACCCAAATACTGCGAGCACATGTGTTTAAaatatactacctcctattcagctgaattgtcccatttttttttggcactattcacttatcactcttaatttgtattttactcttaatctataagttaaaacatagtcatatgggatcttgtttgatttgtctcaatacaaggattattaatatcaactttttataatttttaattaagcataatttgagatattaagagttaaaatgttgcctcggcaagtgtgaaaagtcaaatgggacagttcagctgaataggagggagtattaaataaattttacaattCAACATTTATCTGATCTTGTAATTGAAACTCACtttaaacttgatttgaaaagttaattaataattttctaAGAATCACATGGACTCAAAATCCAATTTTAAACTGACCCAAAACACTTTATTTCAAATCGACCGAAAACACCATATCCCCAATGAACCCTCTAACTCTGACACTATGTTTGCATAACCAATTAGAAAAGATAAGAAAGGAAGGAAAGGGAAAGGAATggaaaggaaggggaagggTAAGAATCAAGATTGCTTCTTGTTTGTTTAGAAtagaagaaaagggaaaaaattTTAGTGTTTTACCTTTAAGTGTTTCCACTCTAAGAAATACTTGATAGTGTCCGGGCGATGCacgattttattaaattttctgtcatatttgtataaattaagaaattaaaattttaagaaataaattttacattatagttatattttatcatttcaatctgaattgttgtttttgtaTCATATTTTGCATTTTATGCGCAGATGACTGTGGAAATTTAGTTCATAACAAATAAATCACAATAAAGACAAAAAattcaattatatatttaatataattttatttacctGGAGTTACAAaacaaaattatgaattttttataatataaaataacatcaatttatgctaacaaaaataaatattacattaattgatataaagtattacaactATTGATAACATATTTCAATatcaaatttaacataaaaatatgtaaacttattttataaaagtttaaaagaaaagaataatatttatcataaaaaatataagtgacttACAAAAAAAAGTCacaacctaaatcatattagaattgagcattgcatttaagtaaacctattgtataaataacaaaacaatcataataaaaacatattatattttaaccattcaaaatatccaatatactaaataatactcatttaataaataaatttaaaaagttcttataaataattgaaaataaagaaatatattggtaatattatagtcatacTTAGAAATTAATAgagtcaaaaaaaataaatagtaattataataacaatgacatcatcattaagTATTGGAGGGAAAATTTTTGTTGAGGTTGTGACAcgtaaacaattttaaaaagtaatgaTCTCAgcagtgttttgttttagtaagttatagatagattataaattgtattcttaataaaatttatttatattttttcctaaACTCGTCCCCTCTAAATCTCTTTCTGTCTTTTATCCATCATCCTTCTAAATTCATCTACTTCCTTtcacttcatttttttttattcaaccACAATGTAACCTCTGAGGTACATTATGGATGCACTCTTTTGGATGTCTAGTTAATTTCATAATGTTCTTCTTTCGTATTTTCTTCTTGGTATCACTATTTTCCCCTTTTCATGAATAAAGCAACAAAATATCGATTATATTAAATTTACCAAACCAGAAGTAGTACAATTACAACGTTGATttgagattattattattttttttactatgaTACATCATTTAATATCATAGAAAGAAACTTTTTACAAGAAGTTGATAGGGAGCCGAGTAACAAGCTGAGCACCCACGCCCTTTTGAATACAAAAAGCAAGTCTATAATAGATGTATGCCCTGGACATGGTGTTACTTGAGTTACTCGACGAAAATAATGCAATTCTTGATAACAGAGCGAGCGCGTCTTCGCCTAACTCCCCGAAGGTGGAGAAAACAAAGGGGATGAATTTGTAGCCTTGCTCCTCACACTTAgtggtatattattattattattattattattattattattattaattgtgatATTTTCCTTTACAATATGTCGCTATCACTACCAATCTTAAAAAGGATAAAGAGATGAATCATAATAAGTCATTATTAGTGAAACGCCGCCAACCATGATGACCTACATATAGTCAATGCTACATAGAAGAGTAATGAAAATATTAGACTTAAAATGACATATataattgaattaaattcaaaataaatttacgaAAAAATGGCAAACTTGAATTAATGGTGTTATGATTGGGTGTAAATTAGGTCCTTAATCCATGTTGAAAATGCCTAAGTAaagaaaaaaggttaaaaatggGGTAAAATTGAAATAAGGAGAAAAGGCATTAAAAGTCAAAATGGATTTTGGAGGCAGATTTAAAAGCCAACTTGGCTTTTCCTCTGGCCAAGGAAAAAACGACTCGGCTTTAGATTCTAGATCATGATATATCAGTTTACACTTGCCTTTTTCTATTCCTAGGTTCTTGCATGTAAGTGATTAAGTCCTATGTACTATAAATAGGCCTAATCACATAGTTTAGGCCATCTTATTTACtaactctctttctctctcaatATTACTTAgtatttctctctctctctctctaaatCTCTCTCATTTCTCAATTAGTAGTCATACCTCCATTGTAGCTCCTTTGAAGTTTCTGGAaacattataaatatatttaggCTAGATCGTGGACGTAGCCCCATTACGGCTAAATCACGTAAATCTTTGTGTGTGTTTTGATTGCTTCTATATTACTTTTACTATGTTGTTCTTGATAGtttgattgattcttttttggGTCTTAGTATTCATAACATCTACTTCACATATCAAAAACACTTTACTTCACGTATCATAACTACCTACTTCAAATTTAGAACACATACTTAACATATCAATAACTCTTACTTCACATATCCTAAAAACCCACTTCAAATACCAAAAACATCATCTCTACATACTAAAAGCTCATACTTCATATATTATAAACACCAATTCACATATTAAAACCCCTTAAATTACATACATAACCTAAACACCTACTTCATATTTAGTAAACACCTACTTCACATATTTAAAATACCTACTACACATACCATAAAAACCTACTTCACCAATCTTAAAACATACACTTCACATATCATAAACCACAACGTGCCACACTATAAACATCCACTATAAATATCATAAAACATCTACTTTACCTAtcataaacacctactttatATACCATaaacttttacttttttatattataacacATCCTTTATACGTTAAAAACTCTTATTAAATGTACCATAAACACCAACTTTAACACCTATAAAAACCTACTTTAATCCATATATAAACCCACACTTTATAAACACCTATGTTAGCCACTGTAACAGAACgctaaaaatactttaaaatgaACATATAAATATTATCTGTAAATTTATATTGGAGAATAAACAAAGAATGAATAAAGCAGGAATGGGAGAAGAAAATTGCGTCAATTTGAATAGATTAATGAAAGGAAATTAAgggtttaaatattttaaccaGCATCATAAATACAAATGcacatttttcttttatttttttaatgtttttttatttgcaaaaaGTTAGATTTAATTTACTTGGAGAGCGTCCTAGACGATAATAATTTTCAAAGAAATCGTCTCTCTCAGCAATATGTAAATTCAAcctaaaacaaacaaatttaacccatttattaaagaGTTAATTTCAAATCAGGTCAAACAATATAacccaaatttaatttatttaatgtattaagCAACTTgtaaacataaattttaaaactaaaacaaaaacataAGATGTAataaatatcaatgactcttGATAGAAAAAGAAACTCTAATGGGTTGAAATCAAATCGACTTTATCTCATTAGGATTGTGATTTTGACCCTATGAACTAAATGAATTAGATTCAAGTTAAGAGGTTTCCAAATATTAGTATATTacataatccaacctttgtatcttatttattgaCAACACCACTTTTCACATTTTAATCGGCTATTATAGGTATCTACCACCAAAAAGGAGTAAGATAAGACCAACGAAAAAGCGTAAGGGCGAAAAAGAAGTGTAACTACTAATAGGTACCTACCGTAGGCGGTTAAATATAAAAAGGGATGCtgtcagcaaataatatacaaaggttggattatttaaaaaataattaaggatTATTCACGGCAGATGAgcaataaatgagattattcttgacaattttttcaaaaatcaaaagccATTCGAAATCACAACAATGGAGTAAGATACAACGGCTGAATAAATTAGGTGTCCTGAATTTTTTAGCTCCGTCAAATTTTTAGACCCTGTTCCTTTTTCTTCAAAGGAAAGTTGCCGAGGTGCACAGCAGATAAAGAATTCCTTACATTTGCTACAATTTTACGATACAACTTTACATAACCCTTGAAGGTTCAATGAACACCGGGATTCAAGTACGCTCTTTTCTGGTGGGCACTGGTGATGGTAACAAATGGCTATATCCAAAGTTTTCTGTCACGATGTTTTCACCTACCAATGAAGCCAAACCAGTGAAGGATGACAGCAAGAATGAGCATGCATATTGCTAGAATCATTCCTGGTCTTCCAAGTAGCCAATTCTTTGTCTTTTTTGCTCCTTCTACTCCTCGTTGCAATTTATCAGCCCAACGCATCTGCACGTAAAGAATTTAAGATATATCAACAGAACGCAAATGCAACAATTTGAGCAACAATTATGAAGAGTTTCATAAAAGAACTATAGAGATCCTAACAGAATCTGAACATATTGTTCATTAAAAGAGATTTCCCCCATCCAAGATAAAGAATATGATTCCTCTGAATAGCAGTATAGGCAGAACGTAGAAATAAATTACATACTGGTGATTATTATCTTTAAAGCAATGAAAGTCGTATTGTGGCTCCATTTGCTACCGTAGAAAACCTTTTAGAATATAAATGGGTGAAAGAAGTACTACTGCCATATGCTTCCCAATGATCAATTAGGCTCCTTCAGTCGTGAAATAAATTTGTATGAGTTTCAATTTAAAATGTTTCATATCTTGGTAGAAGTTTAAAGTGAGAAGAGCTCTTTGAAAGGGTGACTCGTAAAAAACAGagtgaaagaaataaaaaataccaTTCTATCTAAATCTTCGGGTGACAATGAAGCCATGACTTCTTGAGCTTTTGCAGCATcttcttttgaaaatttgagtCCAAACTGCTCACTCATACTAGCCATGATGTCGGGGTTCATGTTTTTCAACATTGACGAGAACATCTGGTAGatacaaaattaaacaaaacatgATTGAGTGCATCAACATCATTGACCATATCTAGAATATAATAACAGACTTGTATTTCAAAATTGAAACAATACAATGCATGAAGGAGAATCTGAATTAAACTCACTTGTCGCATTGCGGGATCCTTCATCTGATTTCTCATCTGTTCTTGCATATCACCCATTGATGTGGGATAGCTTGCTTGAAAAGTACTTCCAAGATCGGAATATGAACCAGATAAGCTGCTACACTCACTGAAAACATTATTTCTATGAACAGGTAGATCCCTAGTTTCAGTGAACTTTGTCTCGGACTCTGAACTCAATCTACCACTTGATGAACCTGGACCTGAATCTGAAGATGAGCTAGGAATTGAGTTCTGCTTCAAGGAAGAAGCCATTTCAAACATCCTTCGAAGTTCCTCAGGTGACATCTTACCCATCATATCACCTGCTGTTTTTAGCATTTCAGGTGACAAATTCAGAGGAACAGGGCCAGGTCcaaatttatcaataaaattggAACCCTTTTCACCCTGAAATGTGGAGGCCATTTTCATCATGTTTTGGAGCTCCTCAGGTGACATTCTACCGATCATATTTGACGCAGTCTTCAGCATGTCAGTAGGGATCTCTTCAGCTTTTCCAGGATTCATTCTGGCCAGGAATTCAGGATCCGCATGGGAAATAAAATTCTGGAATGATCTGCAATAAAATAAGAGAAACAACTTAATCAATTGATAATATCATACAGTAGATAGAAAGACAGCATTTCAGGCAGACTGGAGCAAGAGATAAGACTTGGTGGTAAGTTTTACTAAACCTTCTCCACAAACAAGAGCACTTTATGAAATGTTACAAAACAAATTCAACTAGTCTTCAAACTTCAACACAGGATAACACTACTTCAACCCAAATGAACAGAAAAATTTTTGCAATGAAGGATAAATATTACTAGTAGATTGACAGGTCTAAACCAGTTGAGCATAGTTATCTGTAGAATCGCtcagaagaaagaaaaaaaaaaaaaaaaaaaaaaagggcatACCGGTAGATTGTGCCTTTGATACCCACAACCAAGGAATGCGGGAAAGAGAAAAAACATGTAAAAATTGGCTAATTAAATCAACATCTCAATCCCCCTCCCCACTTCCTCACACCAACAAGCATAGTTAGTTATCTCTAACTCGTTCAAAAATTTTAAGAGATCATGGTAGATTGGGCCTCTGATACCAACAACCTAGGGATAGGGGAAGGACAAAAAAGATGTTAAAAGTTTggcaagttcaataaacaatcAAACTCCTTCGCATCCTGCACCAcataaataaggaaaatataaaACTTGCCTGATTGTATCAGGATCCTCTTTTAATGCACGCAAAAACTCTGGTTCTGTAGTGGGTCTATTGATATTTAAAGACTTGTTTTCCTCGAGCTCTGACACTGAACAATCTTGAGATGTTCTCTTATCTCTTTCAGTTGACACAGCCTCAACCTCGTCAGTAATTTCTTCAATGACCAACCCTACAAGACCAATCAATATACACAATTTACTTCAAGAAGTCCTAACAGCAAAAGCACCAAGTTATTTCACACATACTAGTCGCAAAATGTACCTGTTGAAGATTGTGAAATACCTTCATTTCCTAGGCCCTTTTTGGCCTCCCTAACAAATGATGGGGAAAACCGCATTTCAGATGTGATGTTTCTTGAGTCAATAAACACATACCAAGAATCTAAAATAAtagcatatacatatatgtgtgtgtatgtatg
The sequence above is drawn from the Amaranthus tricolor cultivar Red isolate AtriRed21 chromosome 5, ASM2621246v1, whole genome shotgun sequence genome and encodes:
- the LOC130813184 gene encoding outer envelope protein 61-like isoform X2, with product MLKKQGNELHSKGKYQEAAQKYLRAKNNLRGVPVARGRALQLACSLNLMSCYLKTRQFHDCINEGSEVLSYDERNVKALYRRGQAYKELSQLENAVLDLRKAHEVSPDDETIAEVLREAKKGLGNEGISQSSTGLVIEEITDEVEAVSTERDKRTSQDCSVSELEENKSLNINRPTTEPEFLRALKEDPDTIRSFQNFISHADPEFLARMNPGKAEEIPTDMLKTASNMIGRMSPEELQNMMKMASTFQGEKGSNFIDKFGPGPVPLNLSPEMLKTAGDMMGKMSPEELRRMFEMASSLKQNSIPSSSSDSGPGSSSGRLSSESETKFTETRDLPVHRNNVFSECSSLSGSYSDLGSTFQASYPTSMGDMQEQMRNQMKDPAMRQMFSSMLKNMNPDIMASMSEQFGLKFSKEDAAKAQEVMASLSPEDLDRMMRWADKLQRGVEGAKKTKNWLLGRPGMILAICMLILAVILHWFGFIGR
- the LOC130813184 gene encoding outer envelope protein 61-like isoform X1 codes for the protein MFDPEFFRIAQEQMNRMSPAELAKIQQHMMSNPDLLRMASDGMKNLRPEDLRMAAEQMKHVPPEEMAQIGEKMANASPEEIASMRARADAQMAYELNAAEMLKKQGNELHSKGKYQEAAQKYLRAKNNLRGVPVARGRALQLACSLNLMSCYLKTRQFHDCINEGSEVLSYDERNVKALYRRGQAYKELSQLENAVLDLRKAHEVSPDDETIAEVLREAKKGLGNEGISQSSTGLVIEEITDEVEAVSTERDKRTSQDCSVSELEENKSLNINRPTTEPEFLRALKEDPDTIRSFQNFISHADPEFLARMNPGKAEEIPTDMLKTASNMIGRMSPEELQNMMKMASTFQGEKGSNFIDKFGPGPVPLNLSPEMLKTAGDMMGKMSPEELRRMFEMASSLKQNSIPSSSSDSGPGSSSGRLSSESETKFTETRDLPVHRNNVFSECSSLSGSYSDLGSTFQASYPTSMGDMQEQMRNQMKDPAMRQMFSSMLKNMNPDIMASMSEQFGLKFSKEDAAKAQEVMASLSPEDLDRMMRWADKLQRGVEGAKKTKNWLLGRPGMILAICMLILAVILHWFGFIGR